In Candidatus Bathyarchaeia archaeon, the following are encoded in one genomic region:
- the fdhD gene encoding formate dehydrogenase accessory sulfurtransferase FdhD yields the protein MREVEIVKVDVSTKKAQKLKDYVAEEKPLPIFINKTHYATIYCSPTNLKELAVGHLLTEGIIKSIDEIQSIDIKEKNVCHVKLKPNIDLEKRLKLSQHFSRIILSACVGPYQPSKKLPKIKSNLKVKAETILECVRNLNFTAETFRKTGGTHAAAIYKKDGVLVAFAEDVGRHNAVDKVIGSVALNKIDSSDCFLALSGRLTGDMVFKAAKAGLPIVASLAAALDSGIAVAKNADLTLIGFVRGKRMNIYTFPERILS from the coding sequence GTGCGCGAGGTTGAAATCGTTAAAGTTGACGTTTCAACAAAAAAAGCTCAAAAACTGAAGGATTATGTTGCAGAAGAAAAACCTTTGCCCATATTCATAAACAAAACCCATTATGCGACTATTTACTGTTCTCCAACAAACCTCAAAGAATTAGCAGTTGGTCATCTATTAACCGAAGGCATCATAAAATCAATTGATGAAATCCAGAGCATAGATATCAAGGAAAAAAATGTCTGCCATGTTAAACTAAAACCAAACATAGACTTAGAAAAGAGACTGAAGCTTTCTCAACATTTTTCACGCATAATTCTCTCTGCATGTGTTGGTCCATACCAACCTTCCAAGAAACTTCCAAAAATAAAGTCAAATTTGAAGGTTAAAGCTGAAACAATCCTTGAGTGCGTAAGAAACCTAAACTTTACGGCTGAGACTTTTAGAAAAACTGGCGGAACACACGCTGCAGCGATTTACAAAAAAGACGGAGTTCTCGTGGCATTTGCTGAGGACGTTGGACGCCACAACGCAGTCGACAAAGTAATAGGCTCTGTCGCTCTAAACAAGATTGATTCTAGCGATTGTTTTCTCGCCCTGAGCGGACGATTAACAGGTGATATGGTTTTTAAAGCGGCAAAAGCGGGTTTACCAATAGTGGCTTCATTGGCTGCTGCTTTAGACTCTGGAATCGCTGTTGCCAAGAATGCAGACTTGACTTTGATAGGGTTTGTTCGCGGAAAACGCATGAATATCTACACTTTTCCAGAAAGAATTCTCTCATAA
- a CDS encoding RimK family alpha-L-glutamate ligase, producing MKIGVVTRNRNSWSSTQLREALARHNIPHLCFSFPRLAARVGYKPYINLANVNLLEELNALIVRPIGRGSLEELVFRMDMLYRLQRLGMYVVNPPEAIEHCVDKYDILAILEENDIPVPRTTVTESVDEALKAFNELGGDVVVKPLFGSRGIGSTRVTDAEIAHTVFRNITFYHGVIYLQEFVHHGFSDIRVFVVGNRVVAAMRRVANSWKTNYSQGAQPLSVELEKTLEDMAVKSAQLIECKIAGVDILESPRGPLVVEVNSQPGWRGLQSITKVNIADEIVKFVVSELKK from the coding sequence TTGAAGATTGGAGTTGTAACGCGAAATAGAAACTCGTGGAGTTCAACGCAGCTTAGAGAAGCACTAGCCAGACACAACATTCCTCACTTATGCTTTAGTTTTCCACGGTTAGCCGCTCGCGTCGGATACAAACCATACATAAACCTCGCTAACGTCAACCTTCTAGAAGAACTAAACGCACTAATAGTTCGTCCAATTGGAAGAGGCTCACTAGAAGAACTAGTTTTCAGAATGGACATGCTTTATAGGCTTCAACGCTTAGGCATGTACGTGGTAAATCCGCCCGAAGCAATCGAACACTGCGTCGACAAATACGACATTCTCGCAATTTTGGAAGAAAACGACATACCCGTTCCACGCACAACCGTTACCGAAAGCGTTGACGAAGCTTTGAAGGCTTTTAATGAGCTTGGCGGAGACGTGGTTGTCAAGCCACTTTTCGGTTCAAGAGGCATAGGCTCCACTCGAGTTACAGACGCGGAAATTGCGCACACAGTTTTCCGAAACATAACGTTTTATCACGGCGTGATATATCTTCAAGAGTTTGTGCACCATGGCTTTTCGGACATTCGCGTTTTTGTTGTTGGCAACCGCGTGGTTGCCGCTATGCGTCGTGTTGCGAACAGTTGGAAAACAAATTACAGTCAAGGCGCTCAGCCATTATCTGTCGAGCTTGAGAAGACGCTTGAGGATATGGCAGTTAAATCCGCACAACTCATTGAATGTAAGATTGCGGGCGTGGACATTCTAGAAAGTCCAAGAGGACCTTTAGTTGTGGAAGTTAACAGTCAACCAGGATGGAGAGGACTGCAATCAATTACAAAAGTTAACATTGCAGACGAAATTGTCAAGTTCGTCGTGTCAGAATTGAAAAAATAG
- a CDS encoding metallophosphoesterase family protein has translation MQFNITQIVKEALEVKSDAFMDLVEEATRLLCKENGKVGNLDILGRLVKLKPQGEALVIGDLHGDLESLIDILKMSNFLQKMSQNTDALLIFLGDYGDRGEYSTEIYYTVLKLKLHFPTQVVLMRGNHEGPKDLMASPHDLPVEFEVKFGEKWTSVYAKIRELFACLYNAVLVEERCLMIHGGLSPQARSIEDLAFAHATHPKQRILEDILWSDPNDTVKELCASPRGAGKLFGEKITNEALERFNVKILIRGHEPSEEGFKLNHSGKILTLFSRKGQPYFNVSGAYLNVELSRKFQNAKQLIPYIHKF, from the coding sequence TTGCAATTTAACATCACACAAATTGTTAAGGAAGCTTTAGAAGTCAAATCTGACGCTTTTATGGATTTGGTTGAAGAGGCTACGCGTCTGCTTTGTAAAGAGAATGGAAAAGTTGGCAATCTCGACATTTTAGGAAGACTAGTCAAACTCAAACCTCAAGGCGAAGCGCTGGTAATCGGCGACTTACATGGAGACCTAGAAAGCCTAATCGACATACTTAAAATGAGCAATTTTCTTCAGAAAATGAGCCAAAACACAGATGCACTTCTAATTTTTCTTGGCGACTATGGAGACCGCGGCGAATACTCCACGGAAATCTACTACACAGTTCTAAAACTGAAACTGCATTTTCCAACGCAGGTTGTTTTGATGCGCGGAAACCACGAAGGACCCAAAGACCTCATGGCTTCTCCGCATGATTTACCCGTGGAGTTTGAAGTCAAATTTGGCGAAAAATGGACAAGTGTTTACGCTAAAATTCGTGAACTATTCGCTTGCCTTTACAATGCGGTTTTGGTGGAAGAGCGCTGCTTGATGATTCATGGCGGTTTATCTCCTCAGGCAAGAAGCATTGAAGACTTGGCATTTGCTCATGCTACGCATCCGAAACAGCGAATACTTGAAGATATCTTATGGAGCGACCCAAACGATACAGTTAAAGAATTATGTGCGTCGCCGAGAGGCGCGGGAAAACTGTTCGGTGAGAAAATAACTAATGAAGCGTTGGAGAGATTTAATGTTAAGATTCTGATAAGAGGTCACGAGCCCAGCGAGGAAGGTTTCAAACTCAACCACAGTGGCAAAATTTTAACTTTATTCTCTCGGAAGGGACAACCATACTTCAATGTCTCCGGTGCCTATTTGAATGTGGAGCTTTCTCGAAAATTCCAAAATGCAAAACAACTAATCCCTTACATTCACAAATTCTAA
- the mch gene encoding methenyltetrahydromethanopterin cyclohydrolase: protein MKEKLSVNRLAWKLLEKLCKNPDFYGVKVGETDSGTTIVDAGVKAKGGFQAGKIVTEICMGGCGKAKITHRQYGELWLLSIFVYTDHPVIATLGSQFAGWQIKEGDYFAIGSGPGRALALKPKEIYEKIGYKDDFDKAVVVLETEKQPPESLINKLAKDCKVSPGNLAIILTPTTSITGSTQVSGRIVETGIHKLSRVGLNPNVIRYAWGCAPISPTHPKFAKAMARTNDAILYGGITYYVVEYENEEELKRIVESVPSKASKDYGKPFMEIFKEANYDFYKIDPNLFAPAVVIVNNVKTGRLFKTGEINVEILVKSLGFEKAVQK from the coding sequence ATGAAAGAAAAATTAAGCGTTAACCGTTTAGCATGGAAACTTCTCGAAAAACTCTGTAAAAACCCTGATTTTTATGGAGTAAAAGTTGGGGAGACAGATTCTGGAACAACCATTGTGGACGCCGGAGTAAAAGCCAAAGGCGGCTTTCAAGCAGGAAAAATCGTTACTGAAATATGCATGGGAGGATGTGGAAAAGCCAAAATAACCCATAGGCAATATGGCGAATTGTGGCTTCTCTCAATATTCGTTTACACAGACCACCCAGTCATCGCCACTTTGGGTTCACAGTTTGCTGGTTGGCAGATAAAAGAAGGCGACTATTTCGCGATTGGGTCCGGACCTGGAAGAGCTTTGGCGTTGAAGCCTAAGGAAATTTATGAAAAAATAGGTTATAAGGATGATTTTGACAAGGCGGTTGTGGTTTTGGAAACTGAGAAGCAGCCACCAGAATCCTTGATAAACAAGCTTGCGAAAGACTGTAAGGTTTCGCCGGGAAATTTGGCGATAATCTTAACGCCAACAACAAGTATAACTGGGTCAACGCAAGTTTCTGGACGAATTGTTGAAACTGGAATTCACAAGCTTAGCCGAGTTGGCTTGAACCCAAACGTGATCCGTTATGCTTGGGGTTGCGCTCCCATCTCGCCGACTCATCCAAAATTTGCTAAGGCAATGGCGAGGACGAACGATGCAATTCTTTATGGTGGAATAACCTATTACGTGGTTGAATATGAAAATGAAGAAGAATTGAAACGAATCGTGGAGAGTGTTCCTTCTAAAGCGTCTAAAGACTATGGGAAACCTTTCATGGAAATCTTCAAAGAAGCAAACTACGACTTCTACAAAATCGACCCAAACCTTTTCGCGCCAGCAGTCGTTATCGTTAACAATGTAAAGACTGGCAGGCTGTTCAAAACAGGAGAAATTAATGTAGAAATACTGGTGAAATCTTTAGGCTTTGAGAAAGCGGTACAAAAGTGA